In Cydia fagiglandana chromosome 16, ilCydFagi1.1, whole genome shotgun sequence, the following are encoded in one genomic region:
- the LOC134671886 gene encoding uncharacterized protein LOC134671886, whose product MATITMSELSTGIEDTSTNAPCKKVLEGVLNDYMDLAYGKETPYTTGKTVLPTGSTIEDVDEAIADCTTKKPYKDVLVRISEKAKSGDLTPQENDGSWDAKLTPVLVLVRANNV is encoded by the coding sequence ATGGCCACTATAACTATGTCCGAGCTTTCTACTGGTATCGAGGACACCAGTACTAATGCGCCCTGCAAGAAGGTGCTAGAAGGAGTCCTAAACGATTACATGGACCTCGCGTACGGAAAGGAAACACCCTACACCACCGGAAAAACTGTTCTTCCCACTGGCTCTACCATTGAAGATGTAGATGAGGCAATTGCTGATTGCACCACGAAGAAACCTTACAAAGATGTGTTAGTCAGAATCTCTGAAAAAGCTAAAAGTGGTGATCTTACTCCTCAAGAAAATGATGGCAGTTGGGATGCAAAGTTAACACCAGTTCTGGTGCTTGTAAGGGCTAATAACGTTTAA
- the LOC134672216 gene encoding calphotin-like: MKFFAVFAAVLALAAAAPTTQWTLNELSEAIQNPATPAEYLPYLEQALNSMMEMLFAGQPVDSTVVLTPVGLLPVEIASPAIVMPVEVVDTPIAPVAPGVVAEPIVPAAINDASGNPLVQIIVNINQESSAAVEVPSPVVVPEAPVEIQPTPVIVVDEAPIQPTPVVVVDEVAVAPTPVEVVDAPIAVEVVPAPTPIEIVPAPTPIEIVPAPTPIEIVPAPTPIEIVPAPENPVDVIAIETPEVNPADLLAPAPVVAAGDAEGDRV; this comes from the exons ATGAAATTCTTCGCCGTTTTCGCTGCCGTACTGGCCctcgcggccgccgcgcccacCACGCAATGGACCCTCAACGAGCTGTCTGAGGCCATCCAGAACCCGGCCACCCCCGCCGAGTATCTGCCCTACCTCGAGCAGGCCCTTAACAGCATGATGGAAATGCTCTTCGCTGGCCAGCCTGTT GACTCCACTGTCGTGCTCACTCCAGTCGGTCTCCTGCCCGTCGAGATCGCCTCCCCCGCTATCGTGATGCCCGTGGAGGTCGTCGACACCCCCATCGCCCCCGTCGCCCCCGGCGTCGTCGCTGAGCCCATCGTCCCCGCCGCCATCAACGACGCTTCTGGCAACCCCCTTGTCCAGATCATCGTCAACATCAACCAG GAGTCCTCCGCCGCCGTTGAGGTGCCCTCTCCCGTGGTCGTCCCTGAGGCTCCCGTTGAGATCCAGCCCACCCCCGTGATCGTCGTCGACGAGGCGCCGATCCAGCCCACACCCGTGGTAGTCGTCGATGAGGTGGCCGTCGCTCCTACCCCCGTTGAGGTGGTGGACGCTCCTATCGCCGTTGAGGTCGTGCCCGCCCCCACTCCCATCGAGATCGTGCCCGCCCCCACTCCCATCGAGATCGTGCCCGCTCCCACTCCCATCGAGATCGTGCCCGCCCCCACTCCCATCGAGATCGTGCCCGCCCCTGAGAACCCCGTTGACGTGATCGCCATCGAGACCCCCGAA GTCAACCCCGCTGATCTACTGGCGCCCGCGCCCGTCGTCGCCGCCGGCGATGCTGAGGGTGACCGCGTCTAA
- the LOC134671885 gene encoding E3 ubiquitin-protein ligase RNF12-B-like, which produces MKLLLLTLFVAVGFANPIPTDPSGDAVEVVVNGLAEGEALDIGHIVDVKVQEIVDGEVAAVANALHPFTAQGLAEAAMAAEAEQAAEIAEPAAPEVPEVIVLPDPGTPQVPEPVVIPEPAVPEVIPDPVVLPEPATPEVAPEPVVLPEPAAPEVVPAPIELPEPAAPEVAPEVAPEPVAVAELPEVADSPQVNGEIFNNGVVSITVNTPEDAGVVATLSSWVSMMVNYVHSGIAYTQQLI; this is translated from the coding sequence ATGAAACTTCTACTGTTGACTTTGTTCGTTGCGGTGGGCTTCGCCAACCCCATCCCGACGGATCCCTCCGGAGATGCCGTGGAGGTGGTCGTCAACGGCTTAGCCGAGGGCGAGGCTTTGGACATCGGGCACATCGTCGACGTCAAAGTGCAGGAGATCGTGGATGGAGAGGTGGCCGCCGTCGCTAACGCTCTCCACCCGTTCACCGCCCAAGGACTAGCCGAGGCTGCCATGGCCGCCGAAGCTGAACAAGCTGCTGAGATTGCTGAGCCTGCTGCCCCTGAGGTCCCTGAGGTCATCGTGCTGCCGGATCCTGGTACTCCTCAGGTGCCTGAGCCCGTAGTTATACCTGAGCCCGCTGTCCCTGAGGTTATCCCCGACCCCGTCGTACTGCCTGAGCCTGCTACACCAGAGGTGGCTCCTGAGCCTGTTGTCCTGCCCGAGCCCGCTGCCCCCGAGGTCGTCCCTGCCCCGATCGAGCTGCCTGAGCCCGCTGCCCCTGAAGTCGCCCCCGAAGTGGCCCCGGAACCGGTTGCCGTCGCGGAGCTTCCCGAGGTTGCCGACAGTCCCCAGGTCAACGGCGAGATCTTTAACAACGGCGTCGTCTCCATCACGGTGAACACGCCCGAGGACGCTGGTGTCGTCGCCACGCTCTCCTCTTGGGTCAGCATGATGGTGAACTACGTCCACAGCGGAATTGCGTACACTCAGCAACTCATATAA